In the genome of Aureimonas sp. OT7, one region contains:
- a CDS encoding NAD(P)-dependent methylenetetrahydromethanopterin dehydrogenase translates to MSEAKILHMLTPHKHVSPFDVNMAVDAGFGVVLPYESVELSEVADLVQDAIFSRPPKWGRSTAIFFGGDDAVLALDMMEAARKAMVPPFGVHLFADPAGSFTTAAAMVASVESVLKAGQGKTLGQSSVAVFGATGVVGYCAAVIAALEGARVTLVGHNGVERVRKRADEMKARFDVTVDAVDGPDDTAKADILGRVDVALAAAKAGVRVLDRSVLQGSDSLRVAADVNAVPPAGIEGIDPFDDGKPIEGTNAVGIGALAIGNVKYKTESGLFKRMIESDAPLVLDFRDAFAFARQIKVG, encoded by the coding sequence ATGAGCGAAGCGAAAATTCTGCACATGCTGACGCCGCACAAGCATGTCAGCCCGTTCGACGTGAACATGGCTGTCGATGCGGGCTTCGGCGTCGTGCTTCCCTATGAATCGGTGGAGTTGTCGGAGGTGGCGGATCTGGTCCAGGACGCCATATTCTCGCGTCCGCCGAAATGGGGGCGCTCGACGGCGATCTTCTTCGGCGGCGACGACGCGGTCCTGGCCCTCGACATGATGGAAGCGGCGCGCAAGGCGATGGTGCCGCCGTTCGGTGTCCACCTCTTCGCCGATCCCGCCGGCTCCTTCACCACCGCGGCCGCCATGGTGGCATCCGTCGAATCCGTGTTGAAGGCCGGGCAAGGCAAGACGCTCGGGCAGAGTTCGGTGGCCGTATTCGGCGCAACCGGCGTCGTCGGCTATTGCGCCGCCGTCATCGCCGCCCTCGAGGGCGCCCGCGTAACCCTTGTCGGGCACAACGGGGTAGAGAGGGTGCGCAAGCGGGCCGACGAGATGAAGGCGCGCTTCGACGTGACCGTCGATGCGGTGGATGGGCCGGACGACACCGCCAAGGCAGACATACTAGGCAGGGTCGACGTGGCGCTGGCCGCTGCCAAGGCGGGCGTCCGCGTGTTGGATCGCAGCGTTCTGCAGGGTTCGGACAGCCTGCGCGTCGCCGCCGATGTCAACGCGGTTCCGCCCGCCGGCATCGAGGGCATCGACCCGTTCGACGACGGCAAGCCCATCGAAGGCACGAATGCCGTGGGCATCGGTGCGCTGGCCATAGGCAACGTCAAGTACAAGACCGAATCCGGGCTGTTCAAACGGATGATCGAAAGCGATGCGCCGCTGGTCCTCGACTTCCGCGACGCCTTCGCCTTCGCCCGCCAGATCAAGGTTGGATAG
- a CDS encoding beta-ribofuranosylaminobenzene 5'-phosphate synthase family protein produces MAGGFVKTDVVRVLAPARLHLGFLDMSGSLGRTFGGIGLGIAEPLTCLTLCHAAGRAHSITGMEGRRAARYLEAISHQLALPGPFSLHVSQAIPSHAGLGSGTQLALSVAAAVRHLQKLPLDPEGDAARLGRGLRSGLGAGLFRRGGLMVDGGKGSRDTPPPIVSHLQFPSDWRVLLVMDSNDEGIHGAAETQAFQRLPPFPEGDAARICRLTLMQMLPCVAERDIEGFGAAVHEIQRMVGAHFAPAQGGVFTSPRVGAAMAALDAMGAHGTGQSSWGPTGFAFADSEDTAQNLRRGLVGRGLADGLDIRVVAARGGGAVVETVSHGLEGMEHDRMEGAR; encoded by the coding sequence ATGGCAGGGGGATTCGTGAAAACGGACGTCGTCCGCGTCTTGGCTCCGGCGCGCCTACATCTTGGCTTTCTTGACATGAGCGGCAGTCTTGGCCGCACATTCGGTGGCATCGGGCTTGGCATTGCCGAGCCCCTGACATGCCTGACCCTGTGCCATGCCGCGGGTAGAGCCCACAGCATTACCGGAATGGAAGGTCGGCGCGCCGCGCGCTACCTGGAGGCGATCTCGCATCAACTGGCGCTGCCGGGCCCCTTCTCGCTACATGTATCGCAGGCCATTCCCTCTCATGCGGGGCTCGGCTCCGGCACGCAACTGGCGCTCTCCGTCGCGGCGGCGGTGCGCCATCTGCAGAAACTGCCGCTGGATCCGGAGGGCGATGCGGCGCGGCTTGGCCGGGGTCTGCGCTCCGGCCTGGGGGCCGGCCTGTTCCGCCGTGGCGGCTTGATGGTGGATGGCGGCAAGGGCAGCCGGGATACGCCTCCGCCCATCGTGTCGCATCTGCAGTTTCCGTCCGACTGGCGCGTGCTCCTGGTCATGGACAGCAACGATGAAGGCATCCACGGTGCGGCCGAGACGCAGGCCTTCCAGCGGCTCCCTCCCTTCCCGGAGGGCGATGCGGCGCGCATCTGCCGCCTCACCCTGATGCAGATGCTGCCATGCGTCGCGGAACGTGACATCGAGGGGTTCGGCGCCGCCGTCCACGAAATCCAGCGCATGGTCGGCGCGCACTTCGCCCCGGCCCAGGGCGGCGTCTTCACCAGCCCGCGCGTCGGCGCGGCCATGGCGGCCCTGGATGCCATGGGTGCTCACGGTACCGGGCAAAGCTCCTGGGGGCCGACGGGATTTGCCTTCGCCGACAGCGAGGATACCGCGCAGAATCTCCGGCGCGGTCTCGTCGGCAGGGGCCTGGCCGACGGCCTCGACATACGCGTCGTTGCGGCGCGTGGTGGCGGAGCGGTCGTCGAGACCGTCTCGCACGGGCTGGAGGGCATGGAACATGACAGGATGGAGGGAGCCCGATGA